Genomic segment of Pseudomonas sp. CCI4.2:
ACAAACGGCGATAAAAACTGCTTTTAGTCTTGCTGACATCCATCGTCGGGGCCTTGTCGAGATTCATTCGGCGGCTTTTCCTTGCAGGTCACGGTACGTCAGGTAAATGCGCAGATCGAACTCTAACTGGTGATAGCCGGGCTGCATGTGTTCACACAGCTGATAAAACGCTTTGTTATGGTCTGACTCTTTGAAGTGCGCCAGCTCGTGAACCACGATCATCTTTAAAAATTCTGGCGCGGCGTCCTTGAACAATGAGGCAATGCGGATTTCTTTCTTGGACTTGAGCTTCCCGCCTTGGACTCGGGAAATTGTCGTGTGCAACCCTAGCGCTCGGTGGGTCAGGTCAAGACGATTATCGAACAGCACTTTGTCGATATTGGGTGCGTTGCGCAGGTGCTCTTGCTTTAACGCCAGCGCATAGACGTACAACGCTTTATCGCTCTGCACCGCGTGGCGCTCGGGATAGCGTTGTTTCAAATAAGCCTCCAGCCGATTCTGCGAAATCAATTGCTGCACCTGCTCCTGGAGAGCCGGCGGATAAGCTTGCAGGTATTTCAACGGAGGGAAAGCAGGCGCGATCATAAGGGGCAACGAAGGTTTGAAAGTCCCAGTGTACCGAATTCAAATCCCTTTGGACCTGTCCCAGTCGAACGGTTTTAAAAACTGTAAGGCACCGTCCGCGGTCAGCGGCGGCGTGATCAAAGCCCCCTGAACCAAGTGACAACCGTTTTCGGCCAGCCACTGATAGTGCTCGGCCTTGTCGACACCTTCGGCAATCACTAGCATGCCCAACTCACGACAGAGCTGAATGACACTGCGCGCCACCGCCGCATCACGCGGTGAGTCGAGTAGCCGAGCGACAAACTGGCGATCAATTTTCAGCGTATCCAGCTCGAGCGTGTGCAGGAGCGAAAGCGAGCATTCACCCACACCGAAATCATCCATCGCAATACGCACGCCGACCTCACGAAGGGCCTGTAATTGCTTGCGTGAGTGAATAAGGCTCTGCGCCAGCGAACCTTCGGAAATTTCGACCTCTAGCTGATGCGGTCGCAGCCCGTAGCGGGTGATGGCGAGGTGAAGTTCCGAGGCCAGATTGGGCAGGCTGAACTGCGCAGCACTGACGCTCACCGCTAGCACCAACTCCTGAGGAAAAATGCCGTTCCAGGCCTGGCGCTGTTCGGCGGCCTGCTCGAAAATCCAGCTGCTTAGCCTATTGATCAGACGCGTCTCTTCGAGCAGCGGGATAAACAGCCCCGGCGGCACATCCCCAACGTCAGGGTGTTGCCAGTGCAACAAAGCCTCAAAACCGCGCACGCGACCGTGTTCAATAGAGACCTGAGGCTGATAAACCAACGAGAAATCATTCCCCTCGATGGCCGTTCGCACGCTCTCTTCGAGCATCAACCGCGAGCGGGCGCGACCATTCATTTCATGGTCATAAAAACGATATTGCTGACGCCCCGCGCGCTTGGCCTCGTACATGGCAATGTCGGCGGCGCGCAGCAAGCCATCCAGGTCGGCGCCACAATCGGGGTAGGTCGCAATGCCAATGCTGGCGCCCAGCGTGACATCCAGACCGTCGATCTGCTGTCGCACAGACACGCGCTCAATTAATTTTTCAGCGATGATCGCCGCTTGTTCCGGATAATCCAGACCGTCAATCACAGCGGTAAACTCATCACCGCCCATGCGCGCCAGTATGTCGTAAGGCCGCAGACACTCCCTTAACTGCTCAGCAACCCATAGCAACACCCGATCACCCGCATCGTGACCCAGCGAGTCGTTGACACGCTTGAACCCATCAAGGTCCAGGTACAACACCACCAGTGATTTGTCGGCACGGTCGGAGCGCGCCAAGGTGTTTTCGACCGTTTGATAAAAACCGCGGCGGTTGAGCAGCCCGGTGAGCGAGTCGGTCACCGCCTGCTGCTCAAGTTGCTGGCACAAGTCGCGCACCACCGACATGTCGAGAATACTCAACACCATCGACCGCTGCTCGGCGGGCAACGGCGCACAGGACAACGCGACCGGCACCTGAGGGCCGTCAGCCGTGCGCAAAACGGCATCGTGCATGCGGTACGTATCCGCATTGCGGTAGCTGCGATAAAAATCCGACTCCGACCATTGCAACACGTGGGGCTTGCTCAGGTAATCGATCACTTCAGTGCCCTGCAATTCATCGACAGTTGCATTGAGCAAACGACAAATCGCCGGATTGGCAAAACTGATCACGCCCGCCTCGTCGACGACCAGGATGCCTTCGGCGACGTTCGACAGCACCGATGCGTTGAAGGCGCGGGCAGCTTCCAGTTCATGACTCAGGGTTTGCAAGGCGCGGCGGTTACGCTGATGTTCCAGTAACGCCTGGACTTTTGGTTTCAGGACCTGAGGATCGAAGGGTTTGAACAAATAATCCACAGCGCCGCTAGCGTAGCCTTTGTGCACCGAGGCCTGGGACTGTTCGCTGGCGGTCAGGAAAATAATCGGCGTCAGCCGGGTGCGCTGGCTGCCGCGCATGAGCCGAGCAACCTCAAAACCATCCATGCCCGGCATGTGGACGTCGAGCAACACTAGATCGACTTCCATTTCCAGCAGCACATTCAGCGCTTCGACCCCGGAGCCGGCCGTGACGACGTGCCAATCTTGCCGCTGCAAGACGGCACGCATGGTGATCAGATTTTCAGGGTAATCATCAACGACCAAGAGGACCGAGGTAGCTTCCGATGGCTTTGATTGCAGGCATTCCATGCTGCTTCTCTTCCTGTGGCCCGTACGCCAGGGCGTAGGGCGAGGCCCGAATTCTACTAGCCGCTTACTCTAGTCTTGGGAAAACAAAAGCAGAAGCAAGGGACGCTTCATCTAGTGGCTAAATGCCGGTCGTCCGACTAATGGTATACACCATCAGAAGGCCATTAGAGACCTTTTAAGTGCCATCACGAAAAATTGACGCCAACCGCTCGACGGAAAAACGCTAATAC
This window contains:
- a CDS encoding putative bifunctional diguanylate cyclase/phosphodiesterase; this encodes MECLQSKPSEATSVLLVVDDYPENLITMRAVLQRQDWHVVTAGSGVEALNVLLEMEVDLVLLDVHMPGMDGFEVARLMRGSQRTRLTPIIFLTASEQSQASVHKGYASGAVDYLFKPFDPQVLKPKVQALLEHQRNRRALQTLSHELEAARAFNASVLSNVAEGILVVDEAGVISFANPAICRLLNATVDELQGTEVIDYLSKPHVLQWSESDFYRSYRNADTYRMHDAVLRTADGPQVPVALSCAPLPAEQRSMVLSILDMSVVRDLCQQLEQQAVTDSLTGLLNRRGFYQTVENTLARSDRADKSLVVLYLDLDGFKRVNDSLGHDAGDRVLLWVAEQLRECLRPYDILARMGGDEFTAVIDGLDYPEQAAIIAEKLIERVSVRQQIDGLDVTLGASIGIATYPDCGADLDGLLRAADIAMYEAKRAGRQQYRFYDHEMNGRARSRLMLEESVRTAIEGNDFSLVYQPQVSIEHGRVRGFEALLHWQHPDVGDVPPGLFIPLLEETRLINRLSSWIFEQAAEQRQAWNGIFPQELVLAVSVSAAQFSLPNLASELHLAITRYGLRPHQLEVEISEGSLAQSLIHSRKQLQALREVGVRIAMDDFGVGECSLSLLHTLELDTLKIDRQFVARLLDSPRDAAVARSVIQLCRELGMLVIAEGVDKAEHYQWLAENGCHLVQGALITPPLTADGALQFLKPFDWDRSKGI
- a CDS encoding M48 family metallopeptidase, which codes for MIAPAFPPLKYLQAYPPALQEQVQQLISQNRLEAYLKQRYPERHAVQSDKALYVYALALKQEHLRNAPNIDKVLFDNRLDLTHRALGLHTTISRVQGGKLKSKKEIRIASLFKDAAPEFLKMIVVHELAHFKESDHNKAFYQLCEHMQPGYHQLEFDLRIYLTYRDLQGKAAE